The following are encoded in a window of Geobacter metallireducens GS-15 genomic DNA:
- a CDS encoding ATP-binding protein, whose amino-acid sequence MLILEDSEDDLLLLLRELRRGGIDPVYERTETDAGMRALLDEREWDVIIADYNMPRFGAMVGLEIVKERELDIPFIIVSGKIGEDLAVAAMKAGAHDYLMKGNLSRLVPAIEREVREAGERRRRRQAEAAMRNQFNQISTIFDSLNALVYVVDMDSYRLLYLNKYGAQLFGENWEGRPCHEVIQGGKTLPCDFCTNDKLLLDGKALPPYIWEYKNMTTGRWYQCIDKAIRWTDDRLVRMEIAIDITERKEMERMKDEMISAVSHEMHTPLTAMIGFTEFLLENEVDREQQKNCLQTIHKETERLSELINNFLQLQRLKASMVKFRIMPVSVGLLLADAAALYTAASRKHTIVVECPPDLPPVRGNEEQLYQVAGNLISNAIKYSPAGGTVTLGGRADDDMVVFWVKDNGVGISPEFQERVFERFFRVDNSDRRKVGGAGLGLTLVREIVAAHGGRVWVESTPDAGSTFFVSLPRMK is encoded by the coding sequence ATGCTTATCCTGGAAGACTCCGAAGACGATCTGCTTCTCTTGCTTCGAGAACTGCGCCGTGGCGGTATCGACCCCGTCTACGAGCGGACCGAAACGGACGCCGGCATGCGCGCTCTCCTGGACGAACGGGAATGGGACGTAATCATAGCCGACTACAACATGCCCCGGTTCGGCGCCATGGTGGGGCTGGAGATCGTCAAGGAACGGGAGCTCGACATACCGTTCATCATTGTTTCAGGCAAGATCGGCGAAGACCTGGCGGTGGCAGCCATGAAGGCCGGCGCCCACGATTATCTCATGAAGGGCAACCTCTCGCGCCTGGTGCCGGCCATCGAGCGCGAAGTGAGGGAGGCCGGCGAACGCCGGCGCCGGCGCCAGGCCGAAGCGGCCATGCGGAACCAGTTCAACCAGATCAGCACCATCTTCGACTCCCTCAACGCCCTGGTCTACGTGGTTGACATGGACAGCTACCGGCTCCTCTACCTGAACAAGTACGGCGCCCAGCTTTTCGGCGAGAACTGGGAGGGGCGCCCCTGCCACGAGGTGATCCAGGGGGGAAAGACGCTGCCATGCGACTTCTGCACCAACGACAAGCTCCTGCTGGACGGCAAGGCGCTCCCCCCCTACATCTGGGAATACAAGAACATGACCACCGGCCGTTGGTACCAGTGCATCGACAAGGCGATCCGCTGGACCGACGACCGGCTCGTCCGGATGGAGATCGCCATCGACATCACCGAACGCAAAGAGATGGAGCGGATGAAGGACGAGATGATTTCCGCCGTGAGCCACGAGATGCACACCCCCCTCACGGCCATGATCGGCTTCACCGAATTCCTGCTGGAAAACGAGGTAGACCGGGAGCAGCAGAAAAACTGCCTCCAGACCATCCACAAGGAAACCGAGCGGCTGAGCGAGCTGATCAACAACTTTCTCCAACTCCAGCGGCTCAAGGCAAGCATGGTCAAATTCCGGATCATGCCGGTGTCGGTGGGGCTTCTGCTGGCCGACGCCGCGGCCCTCTACACAGCGGCATCCCGGAAGCACACCATTGTTGTGGAGTGCCCCCCGGATCTTCCACCGGTGCGCGGCAACGAGGAACAGCTCTACCAGGTGGCCGGCAACCTCATCTCCAACGCCATCAAGTACTCACCGGCCGGAGGGACCGTCACCCTCGGCGGGAGGGCCGATGACGACATGGTCGTCTTCTGGGTGAAGGACAACGGGGTCGGCATCTCCCCCGAATTCCAGGAACGGGTTTTCGAGCGGTTCTTCCGAGTCGACAACAGCGACCGGCGAAAGGTGGGAGGGGCCGGGCTGGGGCTCACCCTCGTGCGGGAAATCGTGGCGGCCCACGGCGGGCGGGTGTGGGTGGAGAGCACTCCCGACGCCGGAAGCACCTTCTTCGTCTCCCTGCCGAGAATGAAGTAA
- a CDS encoding ChaN family lipoprotein yields the protein MKRFGRFAGIALVLVVAALTARSCFSHDLIVRLSDRKEISFKQMMGDLRKVAVIYVGEVHDNPDHHVLQLRIIRGLHRAGVPLAIGMEMFTAGSQQELDRWVAGQTGTAAFQRIYRREWNLPWSLYGDILLFARDKRIPLIGLNVPRDITRKVGREGFASLTEDERRKLPPNITCDVDESYMAMIHRSYSSHGLSANTFRNFCEAQMLWNKSMAYHMVEYLRKNPGRTVVVITGGGHAIRGGMPVQVDRERPGLSSRVVLPDPVVRNGRIKAEEADYLWLSH from the coding sequence GTGAAGCGTTTCGGCAGGTTCGCCGGCATCGCCCTCGTTTTGGTTGTGGCTGCCCTGACGGCTCGGAGCTGCTTCAGCCACGACCTCATCGTGCGGCTGTCGGACCGCAAAGAGATCAGCTTTAAGCAGATGATGGGGGATTTGCGGAAGGTTGCGGTGATTTACGTGGGAGAGGTTCACGACAATCCCGATCACCACGTGCTGCAGCTGCGGATCATCCGGGGACTGCACCGGGCCGGGGTTCCGCTGGCCATCGGCATGGAGATGTTTACCGCCGGGAGCCAGCAGGAGCTCGACCGGTGGGTGGCGGGGCAGACCGGCACGGCCGCGTTTCAGCGGATCTACCGCAGGGAGTGGAACCTGCCGTGGTCCCTCTATGGCGACATCCTTCTCTTTGCCCGTGACAAGCGGATTCCCCTCATCGGTCTCAACGTCCCCCGGGACATTACCCGCAAGGTGGGCCGGGAGGGATTCGCTTCCCTGACGGAGGATGAGCGGCGGAAGCTTCCCCCCAACATCACCTGCGACGTGGATGAGAGCTACATGGCCATGATTCACCGCTCCTACTCAAGCCACGGCCTCAGCGCCAACACCTTCAGGAACTTCTGCGAAGCCCAGATGCTCTGGAACAAGTCCATGGCCTACCACATGGTGGAATATCTCAGGAAGAATCCGGGGCGGACCGTGGTGGTCATCACGGGAGGAGGCCATGCCATCAGGGGGGGAATGCCGGTTCAGGTGGACCGGGAGAGGCCCGGCCTCTCCAGCCGGGTGGTTCTGCCCGACCCGGTGGTCCGCAACGGCCGGATTAAGGCGGAGGAAGCCGATTACCTCTGGCTTTCCCACTGA
- the lspA gene encoding signal peptidase II has translation MKPNYRIFSIVTAVSLVIDQATKILVDRTLELYQSIPVVPGLFSITYMRNKGAAFSFLSNFDYRRPFFIAVTLVAMAAIAITFRKLRDDQRLAAVSLSLIFSGAVGNLIDRVRLGEVIDFLDVYWKTHHWPAFNVADSAICVGVALLALDMIRDERRQSKDN, from the coding sequence ATGAAGCCCAACTACCGCATTTTCTCAATCGTCACGGCGGTGTCCCTGGTAATCGACCAGGCGACCAAGATTCTCGTGGACCGGACCCTGGAGCTCTACCAGTCCATTCCGGTGGTCCCCGGGCTCTTCAGCATCACCTACATGCGGAACAAGGGGGCGGCGTTCAGCTTCCTCTCGAACTTCGATTACCGCCGCCCCTTTTTCATCGCAGTCACGCTGGTGGCCATGGCGGCCATCGCCATCACCTTCCGCAAGCTCCGGGACGACCAGCGACTGGCGGCAGTTTCCCTTTCCCTCATCTTCTCCGGTGCTGTCGGCAATCTCATCGACCGGGTGCGGCTCGGCGAGGTGATCGACTTCCTCGACGTCTACTGGAAAACCCACCACTGGCCCGCCTTCAACGTGGCCGACTCCGCCATCTGCGTTGGCGTGGCGCTCCTCGCCCTCGACATGATCCGCGACGAGCGGCGCCAGTCCAAAGATAATTAA
- the ileS gene encoding isoleucine--tRNA ligase — MEYKNTLNLPVTDFPMKANLPQREPEILAGWQKNDLYGKLTAAGEGKPRYVLHDGPPYANGHIHIGHALNKILKDIILKSKRMQGFDAPYVPGWDCHGLPIELQVEKNLGSKKHETTKLQMRKQCREYAEKFVKIQRDEFERLGVIGDWDRPYLTMTHDYEGITARELARFAANGGLYKGKKPVHWCSSCVTALAEAEVEYADKTSPSIYVKFLLQDDISASVPALAGKKVSLVIWTTTPWTIPANLAVALHPELEYVALEAGGEVLVVAEGLKDAFMAATGVQGSVIATFRADILYRKRCKHPFYDRDSIVLLGEHVTLDAGTGCVHTAPGHGQEDYELALVEGLDIYNPVDNRGRYIQSLEFFGGQFVFDANATVIEKLQEVGALVGQGSVEHSYPHCWRCKKPIIFRATEQWFISMEKNDLRKKALEEIDRVSWVPKWGRERIHGMIENRPDWCISRQRSWGVPITAFYCTECGEILADGTIMHHVADLFMEGGADLWYEKEAAELLPPGTVCPQCGKSAFEKEMDILDVWFDSGVSHAAVLENRPELGSPANMYLEGSDQHRGWFHSSLLASVGTRGTAPYKEVLTHGFVVDGSGRKMSKSVGNVVAPEEVIKKYGAEILRLWVAAQDYRDDVRISQEILTRLAEAYRRIRNTCRYLLGNLYDFDPATDMVPFGEMTELDRWALHQLEVLKEKVFTAYNEYEFHILYHAVNGFCTVEMSAFYLDIIKERYTSRKDSPERRSAQTVMYLVLESLVRLMAPVLSFTADEVWGYMPKRAEASVHLASFPELCPERKDEALVERWARTMAVRGDVSKALEQARVQKTIGHSLDAAVTLSAEPELLGFLKEYAGELATVFIVSKVELVGEIAGEFVEAEGVKGLKIGVTAAPGDKCERCWHYDEEIGGDAEHPTLCPKCVAAVK; from the coding sequence ATGGAATATAAGAATACCCTCAATCTGCCGGTCACCGATTTTCCCATGAAGGCCAATCTTCCCCAGCGGGAACCGGAGATCCTCGCCGGCTGGCAGAAGAACGATCTCTACGGCAAGCTCACCGCGGCAGGGGAGGGGAAGCCCCGCTACGTCCTCCACGACGGCCCCCCCTACGCCAATGGCCACATCCACATCGGCCATGCCCTCAACAAGATCCTCAAGGACATCATTCTCAAGAGCAAGCGGATGCAGGGGTTTGACGCCCCCTACGTGCCGGGGTGGGACTGCCACGGCCTCCCCATCGAGCTCCAGGTGGAGAAAAATCTGGGGTCCAAGAAGCATGAGACCACCAAGCTCCAGATGCGAAAACAGTGCCGGGAATACGCCGAAAAATTCGTGAAGATCCAGCGGGATGAATTCGAGCGGCTGGGAGTCATCGGCGACTGGGACCGTCCCTACCTCACCATGACCCATGACTACGAGGGGATCACCGCCCGGGAACTGGCCCGCTTCGCCGCCAATGGCGGCCTCTACAAGGGGAAGAAGCCGGTCCACTGGTGCTCCTCCTGTGTCACCGCACTGGCGGAAGCCGAGGTGGAGTACGCCGACAAGACCTCCCCCTCCATCTACGTGAAATTTCTCCTCCAGGATGACATCAGCGCCTCGGTGCCGGCCTTGGCCGGAAAGAAGGTGTCCCTGGTCATCTGGACCACCACTCCCTGGACCATCCCGGCCAACCTGGCCGTGGCCCTCCACCCGGAGCTGGAGTACGTGGCCCTGGAGGCCGGCGGCGAGGTGCTCGTGGTGGCCGAGGGGCTCAAGGATGCCTTCATGGCCGCCACCGGCGTGCAGGGGAGTGTCATCGCCACTTTCCGGGCCGACATTCTCTACCGGAAGCGGTGCAAGCATCCCTTCTACGACCGGGATTCCATTGTCCTCCTGGGTGAGCACGTGACCCTGGACGCCGGTACCGGCTGCGTCCACACCGCCCCGGGCCACGGCCAGGAAGACTACGAGCTGGCCCTGGTGGAAGGGCTCGACATCTACAACCCGGTGGACAATCGGGGGCGCTACATCCAGAGCCTGGAATTCTTCGGCGGCCAGTTCGTCTTCGACGCCAACGCCACGGTCATCGAGAAGCTCCAGGAGGTGGGGGCCCTGGTGGGGCAGGGGAGCGTGGAGCACTCCTACCCCCACTGCTGGCGCTGCAAGAAACCGATCATCTTCCGGGCCACGGAGCAGTGGTTCATCTCCATGGAGAAAAACGACCTGCGGAAGAAGGCCCTGGAGGAGATCGACCGGGTCTCCTGGGTGCCGAAATGGGGACGCGAGCGGATCCACGGCATGATCGAGAACCGTCCCGACTGGTGCATCTCCCGGCAGCGCTCCTGGGGGGTTCCCATCACCGCCTTCTACTGCACGGAGTGCGGCGAGATTCTGGCCGACGGCACGATCATGCACCACGTGGCCGATCTCTTCATGGAGGGGGGGGCCGACCTCTGGTACGAAAAGGAGGCTGCCGAGCTCCTCCCGCCGGGGACCGTCTGCCCGCAGTGCGGCAAGAGCGCCTTCGAGAAGGAGATGGATATTCTGGACGTCTGGTTCGATTCCGGGGTTTCCCACGCCGCGGTCCTGGAAAACCGCCCCGAGCTCGGCTCGCCGGCCAACATGTACCTTGAGGGGAGCGACCAGCACCGGGGGTGGTTCCACTCGTCACTCCTGGCCTCCGTCGGGACCCGTGGCACCGCACCGTACAAGGAGGTCCTCACCCACGGCTTTGTGGTGGACGGCTCCGGCCGCAAGATGAGCAAGTCGGTGGGGAACGTGGTGGCCCCCGAAGAGGTGATCAAAAAGTACGGCGCCGAGATCCTCCGCCTCTGGGTGGCGGCCCAGGACTACCGGGACGACGTCCGGATTTCCCAGGAGATCCTCACCCGCCTGGCCGAGGCCTACCGCCGGATCCGCAACACCTGCCGCTACCTCCTCGGGAACCTCTACGACTTCGACCCGGCCACCGACATGGTCCCCTTCGGGGAAATGACGGAACTGGACCGCTGGGCACTGCACCAGTTGGAGGTGCTCAAGGAGAAGGTTTTCACCGCCTACAACGAGTACGAGTTTCACATCCTGTACCACGCCGTGAACGGCTTCTGCACCGTGGAGATGAGCGCCTTCTACCTCGACATCATCAAGGAGCGCTACACGAGCCGGAAAGACTCTCCGGAGCGCCGCAGCGCCCAGACCGTCATGTATCTCGTGCTGGAATCCCTGGTGCGGCTCATGGCGCCGGTCCTCTCTTTCACCGCCGACGAGGTCTGGGGATACATGCCGAAGCGGGCCGAGGCGAGTGTCCACCTGGCGTCCTTCCCGGAGCTCTGTCCCGAGCGGAAAGACGAGGCCCTGGTGGAGCGGTGGGCGCGGACCATGGCGGTGCGGGGCGATGTCTCCAAGGCCCTGGAACAGGCCCGGGTGCAGAAAACCATCGGCCACTCCCTCGACGCGGCAGTGACCCTGTCCGCCGAGCCCGAACTGCTTGGGTTCCTGAAGGAGTACGCCGGGGAACTGGCCACGGTTTTCATTGTCTCGAAGGTGGAGCTGGTGGGGGAGATCGCCGGCGAGTTCGTGGAGGCTGAGGGGGTGAAGGGGCTGAAGATCGGCGTCACCGCGGCCCCGGGCGACAAGTGCGAGCGGTGCTGGCACTATGACGAGGAAATCGGTGGCGATGCCGAGCATCCGACCCTCTGCCCCAAGTGCGTTGCGGCGGTCAAATAG
- a CDS encoding M1 family metallopeptidase, with the protein MKTLVFFLIVLVSPLVLFSACTARGEVRLLRQEITVRLEPERHLLLGTSVLELPRGASGRLTVSLNQRAAVDGVTVDGRKADFSRAGEAVAVALPGESGASPRRVLIRYQCTFNDPAPERPVDSEDPSYGVSGAITTRGTYLGSDAGWYPAPQTLPESRRVTVTAPAGIEAIAAGRRIARSTDKGTTSSTWEEARPVEGLSLSAGPYVIGERSLGGIPLYSYFYPENASLAARYLEASAGYIRFYAGKFGPYPFEKFAVVENFFPTGYGFPSYTLIGGTVIRLPFIVHTSLPHEIAHCWWGNGVLVDYRQGNWSEGLVTYLADYLLEERKSARDGRDYRFRILADYASLVGAGDDFPLERFLGRKDSASRSIGYGKGAMLFHMVRKRIGDEAFFGALRELFREKRFSAATWDDFVRAFSRASGEELSSFVTPWLHQPGGPRLALSGVTQQRNGAGWLVTGAVRRDGEGYDLGVTVRVEAGGRGYDRTVALTGEETPFAVPVPTNPEEVVLDPEVDLFRILSRDELPLTVNRIKGSRTLAAVVTRTCGADDKMLRLFLRSLGQGDAPLLREETAGESSLADRDLLLCGMPTRPGLLPPLPPGVTAAAGGFAVNGMGYQGPGDLVFMVLNRPEASGRVIALLLADAPAGAEAAALKITHYGRYGLLVFSGGENRVKETSRPPGGGSIVRFAR; encoded by the coding sequence ATGAAGACGCTCGTTTTCTTCCTGATAGTGCTCGTCTCGCCGCTGGTGCTCTTCTCCGCCTGCACGGCCCGGGGCGAGGTCCGGTTGCTTCGCCAGGAGATAACGGTCCGCCTGGAACCGGAGCGCCATCTCCTTCTCGGCACGAGCGTTCTGGAGCTACCCCGGGGCGCTTCCGGACGGCTCACCGTCTCCCTCAACCAGAGGGCTGCGGTGGACGGGGTGACCGTCGACGGGCGGAAAGCGGATTTTAGCCGGGCCGGCGAAGCCGTTGCCGTGGCACTTCCCGGGGAGAGCGGCGCCTCGCCCCGTCGGGTTTTGATCCGCTACCAATGCACCTTCAACGATCCGGCGCCGGAGCGGCCGGTTGACAGCGAAGACCCCTCCTACGGCGTGAGCGGCGCCATAACCACCAGGGGAACCTATCTCGGCAGCGACGCCGGTTGGTACCCGGCTCCGCAGACTCTGCCGGAGAGCCGGCGCGTGACGGTTACGGCCCCTGCCGGGATCGAGGCCATTGCTGCCGGTCGGCGTATTGCCCGTTCCACGGACAAGGGGACCACCTCCTCCACCTGGGAGGAGGCCCGGCCCGTGGAGGGACTCTCCCTCTCGGCCGGTCCCTACGTCATCGGAGAGCGGAGTCTTGGCGGCATCCCCCTCTATTCCTACTTCTATCCGGAGAACGCCAGCCTTGCAGCGCGCTACCTGGAGGCATCCGCCGGCTATATCCGCTTCTATGCCGGAAAGTTCGGCCCCTACCCCTTCGAAAAATTTGCCGTGGTGGAGAACTTCTTTCCCACGGGCTACGGCTTTCCCTCCTATACCCTCATCGGCGGCACGGTGATCCGCCTTCCCTTTATCGTTCACACGAGCCTCCCTCACGAGATTGCCCACTGCTGGTGGGGAAACGGTGTTCTCGTCGACTACCGGCAGGGGAACTGGTCCGAGGGGCTCGTGACTTACCTGGCCGACTACCTCCTGGAGGAGCGGAAATCGGCTCGGGATGGGCGTGATTACCGCTTCCGCATCCTGGCCGATTACGCGTCCCTGGTGGGGGCTGGTGACGATTTCCCCCTGGAGCGGTTCCTCGGCCGGAAGGATTCGGCTTCCCGGTCCATCGGCTACGGCAAGGGGGCGATGCTCTTTCACATGGTCCGGAAGCGGATTGGCGACGAGGCGTTCTTCGGGGCGCTTCGGGAACTCTTCCGTGAGAAGCGCTTTTCAGCGGCTACCTGGGACGATTTTGTGCGGGCTTTTTCCCGTGCCTCGGGGGAGGAACTCTCATCTTTCGTGACCCCCTGGCTCCACCAGCCGGGTGGGCCGCGCCTGGCACTGTCAGGGGTGACGCAGCAGCGAAACGGCGCCGGCTGGCTCGTGACCGGAGCGGTCCGCCGTGATGGCGAGGGATACGACCTTGGGGTGACGGTGCGGGTGGAGGCAGGGGGGAGGGGGTATGACCGGACCGTGGCGCTGACAGGAGAGGAGACCCCGTTTGCGGTGCCGGTACCGACGAACCCCGAGGAGGTGGTGCTCGACCCCGAGGTGGATCTCTTCCGGATTCTGTCCCGGGACGAACTCCCCCTTACCGTGAACCGGATCAAGGGGAGCCGGACCCTTGCGGCGGTCGTGACCCGTACGTGCGGTGCCGACGACAAGATGCTGCGGCTTTTCCTTCGCTCTCTGGGCCAGGGCGACGCGCCGCTGCTCCGCGAAGAGACCGCCGGGGAGAGCTCTCTGGCAGACCGCGACCTCCTGCTCTGCGGAATGCCGACGCGGCCCGGGCTTCTGCCGCCGCTGCCGCCGGGAGTGACAGCGGCGGCCGGGGGATTTGCCGTGAACGGTATGGGGTACCAAGGGCCCGGCGACCTCGTGTTCATGGTGCTGAATCGCCCTGAAGCATCCGGCAGGGTGATAGCGCTGCTCCTTGCCGACGCGCCGGCCGGGGCCGAGGCGGCGGCCCTCAAGATCACCCACTACGGCCGTTACGGGCTCCTGGTCTTTTCCGGAGGGGAGAACCGGGTCAAGGAGACCTCGCGTCCTCCGGGCGGCGGGAGCATCGTGAGATTCGCCCGGTGA
- a CDS encoding DUF3187 family protein: MAMNGSSGKRTGTWRIRAGAAMAGLALLLTGTVARGMEVTPFRTGNMAPLVQIHGLPVPDSARILASREGEVSAVADLSNNYAVDSKGNEHIILDGETYRFALDLRYGLVPGVEAGIEIPFIVQSGGFLDGFIEWFHKAFGFTNGGREYAPRDRLRYRYDTNGTDRFRIDDSNAGIGDIRLTGGIQLYDDGATAPRRVALRSALKLPTGDSDKLRGSGSVDFALWLAASDDYRLGDWGHLTLFANAGGTVMGDGDVLGDQQRNLAAMGTFGFGWSPLDWMALTVQTTWHSSLYEGSDLREISTNSLLMTGGFSFAFTERTFFDIALSEDLNVKTSPDVNFHLALRQRF; this comes from the coding sequence ATGGCAATGAACGGTAGTTCGGGGAAACGGACAGGGACGTGGCGGATACGGGCAGGAGCGGCCATGGCCGGGCTGGCACTGCTGCTCACGGGTACGGTTGCCCGCGGCATGGAAGTCACACCCTTCCGGACAGGGAACATGGCGCCACTCGTGCAAATCCACGGTCTGCCGGTGCCGGACAGCGCCAGGATCCTGGCGTCGAGGGAAGGCGAGGTTTCCGCCGTGGCCGATCTGTCCAACAACTACGCCGTGGATTCCAAGGGGAACGAGCACATCATCCTCGACGGCGAGACATACCGGTTCGCCCTCGATCTGCGCTACGGCCTTGTTCCCGGCGTGGAGGCAGGCATTGAGATTCCCTTCATCGTTCAGTCGGGAGGATTCCTCGACGGCTTCATCGAATGGTTTCACAAGGCCTTCGGCTTCACCAACGGCGGGAGGGAGTACGCTCCCCGGGACCGGCTCCGCTACCGGTACGACACGAACGGCACCGATCGGTTCAGGATCGACGACAGCAATGCAGGTATCGGCGATATCCGCCTGACGGGGGGAATCCAACTCTACGATGACGGGGCGACGGCCCCCCGCCGCGTTGCCCTGCGGAGTGCCCTGAAACTCCCCACCGGCGACAGCGACAAACTGCGGGGAAGCGGCAGCGTCGACTTCGCCCTCTGGCTCGCCGCCAGCGACGATTACCGGCTCGGCGACTGGGGGCACCTGACCCTCTTTGCCAACGCCGGCGGCACAGTGATGGGGGATGGCGATGTGCTCGGGGACCAGCAGCGGAACCTGGCGGCCATGGGGACGTTCGGCTTCGGCTGGAGCCCCCTCGACTGGATGGCACTTACGGTTCAGACCACGTGGCATTCCTCCCTCTACGAGGGGAGTGACCTGAGGGAAATCAGCACCAACTCCCTTCTCATGACGGGAGGGTTTTCCTTCGCCTTCACGGAGCGGACCTTCTTCGACATCGCTCTTTCCGAGGATCTGAACGTGAAAACCTCGCCGGACGTGAACTTCCACCTGGCGCTACGGCAGCGGTTTTAA